One window from the genome of Musa acuminata AAA Group cultivar baxijiao chromosome BXJ1-4, Cavendish_Baxijiao_AAA, whole genome shotgun sequence encodes:
- the LOC135650894 gene encoding large ribosomal subunit protein eL24-like, protein MVLKTELCRFSGAKIYPGKGIRFVRSDSQVFLFANSKCKRYFHNRLKPAKLTWTAMYRKQHKKDIHAEAIKKKRRATKKPYSRSIVGATLEVIQKKRTEKPEVRDAAREAALREIKERIKKTKDEKKAKKAEIMAKTQKTQTKAGVPKGAKGPKLGGGGGKR, encoded by the exons ATGGTTCTCAA GACTGAACTCTGCCGTTTTAGTGGTGCCAAGATATATCCAGGAAAGGGCATCAGATTTGTCCGATCTGACTCACAG GTCTTCCTTTTTGCAAATTCAAAATGCAAGCGTTACTTCCACAACCGCCTGAAACCTGCTAAGCTTACGTGGACTGCAATGTACAGAAAGCAACATAAGAAG GATATTCATGCTGAAGCTATAAAAAAGAAACGTCGTGCCACCAAGAAACCATATTCCAGGTCTATTGTTGGTGCTACCCTTGAGGTCATTCAGAAGAAGAGAACTGAGAAACCTGAAGTTCGGGATGCCGCAAGAGAAGCAGCTCTTCG TGAAATCAAGGAGCGTATAAAGAAAACGAAGGATGAGAAGAAAGCCAAAAAGGCTGAGATCATGGCTAAAACTCAGAAGACGCAGACAAAAGCTGGCGTCCCCAAGGGTGCCAAGGGCCCCAagcttggtggtggtggtggcaagCGTTGA
- the LOC135672475 gene encoding probable calcium-binding protein CML45, with protein MVIYLILLVVNSDFFCNISHIFRDFLRFCATFIYLMSLLIKFVVQSETSTKEEEEKEEKHNESLPQDAKCKCCNKKGELTYDDIRVVVWRLGMVGRWSNKEVKSGDDSITCEECRAMEGINGLLEDKLASLEELKEAFYVFDRNEDGFISPKELWCVMRRLGLQEGLGLSDCERMIHVFDEDNDGKINFMEFKRLLENTI; from the coding sequence ATGGTCATCTACCTGATTTTGCTGGTTGTGAATTCCGATTTCTTCTGCAACATAAGCCATATCTTCAGAGACTTCCTTCGATTTTGTGCAACCTTCATCTATCTGATGTCGTTGCTGATCAAGTTTGTCGTTCAAAGTGAGACTAGTaccaaggaggaagaggaaaaggaagaaaaacacAACGAAAGTCTGCCACAAGATGCAAAATGCAAATGTTGCAACAAGAAAGGAGAATTGACGTATGATGATATCCGAGTGGTGGTGTGGAGGCTCGGCATGGTGGGTCGATGGAGTAACAAAGAGGTCAAGAGTGGAGATGACTCTATCACGTGCGAAGAGTGTCGAGCGATGGAAGGAATCAACGGGCTACTGGAGGATAAGCTAGCTAGCTTGGAAGAACTGAAGGAGGCATTCTATGTGTTCGATAGGAACGAGGATGGGTTCATAAGCCCTAAGGAATTGTGGTGTGTGATGCGGAGGTTGGGCTTGCAAGAGGGACTTGGTCTATCAGACTGTGAGAGGATGATTCATGTctttgatgaggacaatgacggaAAGATAAACTTCATGGAGTTCAAGCGCTTGCTCGAGAACACTATTTAG